The genomic window TGGAGAAGGAGCCCAGGCGGCGCTACGCCTCCGCCCTGGCCCTGGCCGAGGACCTGCGGCGGTTCAAGGAGGGCGAGCCCATCCTGGCCCATCCGCCCACCCTCGTCTATCAGGCGGGCAAGCTCGCCCGCAAGCACAAGGCGCTCGTGGCCGTGACCGCGGCCGCCCTGGCCGCGGTGCTGGCCCTGGTGGCCGTCAACGTCCAGGCCCGGCGCACCGCCTCCGCCCAGGCCTGGTGGGCCCAGCGCTTCGGCCAGGAGGCGGAACGTTACGAATCCCTCATGCGCTATGCCCACCTCCTCCCGGCCCACGACATCCAGCAGGAGATGGCCCAGGTCCGCTGGCGCATGGCGCAGCTCGAGCCCAACGTCGCCGGCCCCTCCAACGTGATGGCGGGCCCGGCCTGCTACGCCCTGGCGCGGGGCCACCTCGCCATGGGCGACCTCGCCCGGGCTTCGGCCTACATGGACAGGGCCCTGGCCAAGGGCTTCCGGTCCCCGGAGGCGTTCTACATGCACGGGCGGATCCTGGGCTACCAGTACCTGGCCGAGCTGGACCAGATCCGGAAGGTCGCCGACCCCGCGGTCCGCGAGGCCCGGCTCCGGGCCGCCGACCAGGGCCTGCGGAGCGCGGCCATAAGGAACCTGGAGCAGGGACGGAGCGCGGCCCTGGAATCCCCCGACTACACCCTGGCGCTGCTCGCCTTCTACGGCCGCCGCCTGGACGAGGCCCTGGCCCGGGCCCGGGCCTCCTTCAGCCAGACCCCCTGGTTCTACGAGGCCAAGGGCCTCGAAGGGGACATCCTCCTGGACCAGGCCGGGACGGCCCGCCCGGAGGCATTCCGGGGCCTCCTGGAAGCCGCGGTCGCCTGCTTCCAGTCCGCCCAGGCCATGGCCCCCAGCGACCCCGACCTGTTCCTCGCCGAAGCGCGCGCCTGGCGGCTGGCCATGGACAAGCACTGGCTTCACGGCGAGGACGCCGCAGTGCCCTTCGCCCGGGGGCTCGCGGCCCTGGACCGGGCCAAGGTCCTGGATCCGTCCCGCCTCGGCACCCAGGCCCTCGAGGCGTGGTTCCATTTCGGCCGGGCCCGCGCCCTCAACAACAAGGGGCAGGACCCCACGGAGGAGCTGGACCGGGCCCTGTCCGCCTCCGCCGAGGTCCTGCGCCAGGACCCCGCCTACCCTGGCGCCCAGGAAACCCGCATGGCGGCCCTCGGCGAAACCGCCCTGGTGCGCTGGCGCACCGGGGGCGACCCCGTCGGTCCCTGGGAACAGGCCATCGAGGCGGGGGAAAAGGCGGTGGCGTCAGCGCCGAACGATCCCCTGCTCCTGCCCGCCCTGAGCCGCATCCACCTCCGGCTCATGGTCTACAGGGCCCAGCGGGGCCAGGACGCCACCGCGTCCTGGACGGCCGCCCGCACCCTCATGGAACGGGCGGTCAAGGCGTACCCGGACCTGGCGACCTTCCACGTCGGCCTGGGGGCCGCCCACGAGGAGTGGGCCGAGCAGGAACTGGCCCACGGCCGGGATCCCTCCCGGAGCGCCGAGACGGCCATCACGGCCCTGGAACAGGCCATCCGGCTGGACCCCAACCTGGTGGACGGCCACTACTACCTGGGCCTTGCAGCCAAGCTCCTGGGCGAGTATCAGCTGGCCGCCGGGCAGGATCCCCGGAAGGCCCTGGCCCAGGCCAGGGTGTCCCTCGAGCGGGCCGTGGCGGTGAAGGGCGACTTCGTGGCCGCCCTCGTGGACCTGTCGGGCTGCCACCTGGCCCTGGCCAAGGCGGAACTCGCCCAGGGCCGGTCCCCCCTGGACGAACTGGCCGCCGCGCGGCTCGACCTCGCCGAGGCCGTTCGCCGGAACCCCCGCGCCCCCTTCCCCCGGTTCTTCCGCGCCCTGTGCGACCTGGTGGAAATCCGGTGGCTGCTCGCGCACCAGCCGCCGGCCCGGATGATGCCCCTGTTCCAGCGGGCCGAGGCCGACATCCTTCGGTACCTCCGGATCTCCAGCGACAAGGTGACCTGGGCCGCCCTGGCGGAGCTGTACGCGACCTGGGCCTCGGCCGTCCCGCGGGCCGGCGTACGGGAATCCGGCCTCCGGGCGGCCCGGAAGGCCGTGGAGCTCGATCCGTCCTACGGCGAAGGGTATCTCCGCCTGGGCGATCTGGAGGTTCTCTCGGCCGCGGCGGAGGCCGCGGAGGACCGGCGGGCCCGGGCCCTGGAGCGCGCCCGGCAGGCCTACCGGCGCGGCACCGGACTCGGTCCCCTGGTCGCCGCCGCCGCCCGGGCCCGCCTGGAGCGGCTCAGATAGGACCGGTTCCGCACTCGGGGTACTTGATCATGACGACAGGCAGC from Geothrix sp. 21YS21S-2 includes these protein-coding regions:
- a CDS encoding serine/threonine-protein kinase, whose amino-acid sequence is MDAQGGDIGEGGVPVGGPETAPDFGSQPTLFGENPGAATIQPASWTHYADLQLLGEGGMGRIYRAFDLVLKREVALKFLARDDPRRMRRFIQEAQNQAKVDHPNVCKVYEVGELNGQAFIAMQLIKGRTLAAARKDLSLPDLASVMETVAAAIHAAHRQGLVHRDLKPANIMVEEDERGLKPYILDFGLARSLESTGLTQQGLVIGTAGFMAPEQAAGLEDQVGVPTDIYAMGATLYALLAGQAPFAGRTGLSWLKATLEEAPVPLREAVPSLPRDLATIVEKCMEKEPRRRYASALALAEDLRRFKEGEPILAHPPTLVYQAGKLARKHKALVAVTAAALAAVLALVAVNVQARRTASAQAWWAQRFGQEAERYESLMRYAHLLPAHDIQQEMAQVRWRMAQLEPNVAGPSNVMAGPACYALARGHLAMGDLARASAYMDRALAKGFRSPEAFYMHGRILGYQYLAELDQIRKVADPAVREARLRAADQGLRSAAIRNLEQGRSAALESPDYTLALLAFYGRRLDEALARARASFSQTPWFYEAKGLEGDILLDQAGTARPEAFRGLLEAAVACFQSAQAMAPSDPDLFLAEARAWRLAMDKHWLHGEDAAVPFARGLAALDRAKVLDPSRLGTQALEAWFHFGRARALNNKGQDPTEELDRALSASAEVLRQDPAYPGAQETRMAALGETALVRWRTGGDPVGPWEQAIEAGEKAVASAPNDPLLLPALSRIHLRLMVYRAQRGQDATASWTAARTLMERAVKAYPDLATFHVGLGAAHEEWAEQELAHGRDPSRSAETAITALEQAIRLDPNLVDGHYYLGLAAKLLGEYQLAAGQDPRKALAQARVSLERAVAVKGDFVAALVDLSGCHLALAKAELAQGRSPLDELAAARLDLAEAVRRNPRAPFPRFFRALCDLVEIRWLLAHQPPARMMPLFQRAEADILRYLRISSDKVTWAALAELYATWASAVPRAGVRESGLRAARKAVELDPSYGEGYLRLGDLEVLSAAAEAAEDRRARALERARQAYRRGTGLGPLVAAAARARLERLR